The Nitrospirales bacterium genome includes a window with the following:
- the uvrA gene encoding excinuclease ABC subunit UvrA: MKKTKHNRDLVIEGARQNNLKNVSLQIPHNALTVITGVSGSGKSSLAFDTIFAEGQWRYIESLSSYTRMFLERVTRPDVDQLQNIRPAIALEQKNPVRTSRSTVGTASEISDYLRLLFAKIGHHICPDCHKEAKAHQPGTVADALLETFSHDRALILFPVPAPKPTHLQEFISSLLKRGYLRLLDNGQTYNLDKDHVPKNFSQATIQVIVDRLVLRDDNRSQLVESLETAFREGQGLASVQIVGKDLLEYCTSLRCPQCHRTFDAVRPVHFSFNHVLGACPECKGFGNILGYDEALIIPDQTTSLQDGAIEPWTKPSNRWWQDELLKGFKKRKLSTSTPYAQLSPEAKRIVWEGDKKMEGIHQFFEYLEGKRYKMHVRVFLSRYRSPSLCPTCQGSRLRPQALMVRIQGQHIHDVSQWPIQRVYDWLQTFSPTAFEREIAQDLLQTLDAKLSFLLQVGLDYLTLNREMRTLSGGEAQRISLATQLGAKLVGTLYVLDEPTIGLHPKDTAALASLLRELARLGNTVITVEHDSQVMQQADYLVEMGPGSGQQGGQVVCAASVDAFLKDSRAITARYLRGEDSIPVPQVRRAKSGQAITITGAEAHNLQKLTVQFPLGLLTCVTGVSGSGKSTLVEHILYAAAARAFKVGTPPVGPYETISGLEHLHTVRLINQDPIGKTPRSNPITYIKAFQLLRTLFAQDREARAQGLTPAHFSFNTGAGRCSRCEGQGQEKLEMYFFDDLYVTCEECEGRRFKPEVLAIRVRGYSIHDVLNLTIEEALAEFGELAPALVPPLELLATLGLGYLRLGQPATSLSGGESQRLKIAAELTGQLKGKTRSSDARGVLYILDEPTTGLHQEDIKKLLLVLNRLVDAGNTVVLVEHHLDIMKCSDWIIDLGPGGGERGGQIVAEGRPEEIAKHPHSQTGRYLRPLLGK, encoded by the coding sequence ATGAAAAAGACCAAACACAACCGCGATCTTGTCATCGAAGGCGCGCGACAAAATAACCTCAAAAATGTTTCGCTCCAGATTCCGCACAATGCGCTGACGGTCATCACCGGCGTATCCGGATCGGGAAAGTCCTCTCTGGCCTTTGATACGATCTTTGCCGAAGGCCAGTGGCGGTACATTGAATCGCTCTCCTCCTATACCCGAATGTTTCTGGAACGCGTCACGCGGCCTGACGTGGACCAACTGCAGAATATTCGTCCCGCCATTGCCCTTGAACAGAAAAATCCTGTTCGCACGTCGCGCTCGACCGTCGGAACTGCGAGTGAAATTTCCGATTATCTACGCCTTTTGTTCGCCAAAATCGGTCACCATATCTGCCCTGACTGCCACAAAGAAGCAAAAGCTCACCAGCCGGGAACCGTGGCCGACGCGCTGCTCGAAACATTCTCTCACGACCGGGCACTCATTCTTTTTCCCGTTCCGGCCCCCAAGCCCACGCATCTTCAGGAATTTATCTCATCATTACTGAAGCGCGGGTATCTTCGTCTTCTCGACAATGGGCAAACCTACAATCTTGACAAAGATCATGTACCCAAAAATTTCTCGCAAGCGACGATACAGGTCATCGTCGATCGGCTGGTTCTCCGGGATGACAATCGGTCTCAACTCGTCGAGAGCCTCGAGACGGCCTTTCGGGAAGGGCAGGGCTTGGCCTCTGTGCAAATCGTCGGGAAAGACCTATTGGAGTATTGCACGTCATTACGATGCCCACAGTGCCATCGAACCTTCGACGCTGTCAGGCCGGTCCACTTTTCATTCAATCATGTCCTGGGTGCCTGTCCTGAATGCAAAGGATTCGGCAACATCTTGGGCTACGACGAAGCCTTAATCATCCCTGACCAGACAACATCTCTTCAGGACGGAGCCATCGAACCGTGGACGAAACCGTCCAACCGTTGGTGGCAGGACGAACTCTTGAAAGGATTTAAAAAACGGAAACTATCGACTTCCACCCCCTACGCACAATTGTCACCGGAAGCCAAACGGATCGTCTGGGAAGGTGACAAAAAGATGGAAGGCATTCACCAATTTTTCGAGTATCTCGAAGGCAAACGATACAAGATGCATGTTCGGGTCTTCCTGAGCCGCTACCGGAGTCCTTCCCTCTGTCCAACCTGCCAAGGCAGTCGTCTTAGGCCTCAGGCGTTGATGGTCCGAATACAAGGACAGCACATTCATGATGTGTCGCAATGGCCGATACAACGAGTCTACGATTGGTTACAGACATTTTCACCAACGGCTTTTGAACGCGAGATCGCCCAGGACCTTCTTCAGACCTTAGACGCTAAGCTCTCCTTCCTTTTACAAGTTGGCTTGGACTATCTCACACTCAACCGTGAAATGCGCACCTTATCCGGTGGGGAAGCTCAGCGCATCTCTTTGGCCACACAGCTTGGAGCCAAACTCGTGGGCACGCTGTATGTCTTGGACGAACCCACGATCGGCCTGCATCCCAAAGATACTGCCGCTTTGGCCTCGTTATTACGAGAGTTGGCCAGACTCGGCAACACCGTCATCACGGTCGAACATGATTCGCAAGTTATGCAGCAAGCGGATTACCTCGTGGAAATGGGACCCGGATCCGGACAGCAGGGCGGACAGGTCGTGTGCGCAGCCTCCGTTGATGCGTTCCTTAAAGATTCTCGTGCCATCACGGCTCGCTATCTCCGGGGAGAAGACTCGATTCCGGTTCCTCAAGTACGCCGCGCCAAGAGCGGACAAGCCATCACCATCACGGGCGCTGAGGCACACAATCTACAAAAATTGACCGTCCAATTCCCCTTAGGGCTGCTGACCTGCGTCACAGGAGTGTCAGGATCAGGGAAAAGTACGTTGGTCGAACATATTCTCTATGCAGCCGCGGCACGGGCCTTCAAAGTCGGAACTCCTCCTGTGGGACCGTACGAGACCATTTCGGGCCTCGAGCATCTCCACACCGTGCGCCTCATCAATCAAGACCCGATCGGAAAGACCCCTCGCTCCAACCCCATCACCTACATCAAAGCCTTTCAGCTTCTCCGCACCCTGTTCGCTCAAGACCGTGAAGCCCGTGCCCAAGGGCTCACCCCTGCTCACTTTTCCTTCAACACCGGAGCCGGACGATGTTCACGCTGCGAAGGACAGGGCCAGGAAAAGCTTGAAATGTATTTTTTCGATGATCTGTACGTAACCTGCGAAGAATGTGAAGGCCGGCGATTCAAGCCTGAAGTCTTAGCGATTCGCGTACGTGGCTACTCGATTCATGATGTCCTGAACCTGACGATTGAAGAGGCCCTGGCCGAATTCGGGGAATTGGCGCCTGCATTGGTCCCGCCACTGGAACTCTTGGCCACATTAGGGCTCGGGTACTTGCGTCTCGGACAGCCCGCCACGAGTCTATCCGGAGGAGAATCCCAACGTCTCAAAATCGCCGCAGAACTGACCGGACAATTAAAGGGGAAGACCCGGTCTTCTGACGCTCGAGGCGTGCTCTACATTCTCGATGAGCCGACGACTGGCCTTCATCAAGAGGACATCAAAAAGCTCCTGTTGGTTCTCAATCGTCTGGTTGACGCAGGAAATACCGTCGTCCTGGTCGAACATCACCTCGATATCATGAAATGTTCCGACTGGATCATCGACCTTGGGCCGGGTGGCGGAGAACGCGGGGGCCAGATCGTGGCAGAAGGGAGGCCGGAAGAGATCGCTAAACACCCTCACTCACAGACAGGACGGTATCTCCGCCCCCTATTAGGTAAATAA